The following are encoded in a window of Sutcliffiella horikoshii genomic DNA:
- a CDS encoding YpdA family putative bacillithiol disulfide reductase yields the protein MINRDAIIVGGGPCGLAAAIALKDAGLSPLVIEKGNIVNAIYNYPTHQTFFSSSEKLEIGEVPFITENRKPVRIQALTYYREVVKRKKIEVNAFELVEHVEKVQDGSFIVHTSKQSYSTKHVIIATGYYDNHNKLDVPGADLDKVSHYFKEGHPYFDKHVAVIGGKNSSVDAALELVKADAHVAVIYRGETYSSSVKPWILPEFDALVRNGTIRMEFESNVTNITEKEISFVNKDGEEQTIYNDHVFAMIGYHPDHSFLTKMGVGIDEETGRPTFNEETMETNVSGIFIAGVIAAGNNANEIFIENGRFHGGMIAECIKERE from the coding sequence GTGATAAACAGAGATGCCATCATTGTCGGCGGTGGTCCATGCGGACTGGCAGCAGCCATTGCACTAAAGGATGCAGGACTATCCCCGCTTGTCATAGAAAAAGGAAACATTGTAAATGCCATCTACAATTACCCAACGCACCAAACCTTCTTCAGCTCAAGCGAGAAGCTCGAGATAGGAGAAGTGCCTTTTATCACAGAAAATAGAAAACCAGTCAGAATACAAGCTCTGACTTACTATCGGGAAGTAGTGAAGAGAAAGAAAATTGAAGTGAACGCGTTTGAATTAGTAGAACATGTGGAAAAAGTTCAGGACGGTTCATTTATCGTACATACATCCAAACAATCCTACTCCACAAAACATGTCATCATTGCGACTGGCTATTATGATAACCACAATAAACTGGATGTGCCTGGGGCTGACTTAGATAAAGTGTCGCATTACTTCAAGGAAGGGCATCCTTATTTCGATAAGCATGTCGCTGTCATTGGGGGGAAGAACTCTAGTGTGGATGCAGCATTAGAATTAGTAAAAGCAGATGCACATGTAGCAGTCATCTACCGTGGGGAGACATATTCGTCAAGTGTGAAACCATGGATTCTTCCGGAATTTGATGCGTTAGTACGTAATGGCACCATTCGAATGGAATTTGAATCTAATGTGACTAACATTACCGAGAAAGAGATTTCATTTGTTAATAAAGATGGTGAGGAGCAAACGATCTATAATGATCACGTGTTTGCCATGATTGGGTATCATCCAGACCATTCCTTCTTGACGAAGATGGGCGTCGGGATAGATGAAGAGACAGGACGTCCCACCTTTAACGAGGAAACGATGGAAACAAACGTATCGGGGATTTTTATTGCAGGTGTTATTGCAGCAGGTAATAATGCAAATGAGATCTTTATTGAAAACGGTCGCTTTCATGGCGGTATGATCGCGGAATGTATTAAGGAGAGAGAATAG
- a CDS encoding cell wall hydrolase, with translation MFLFSTCMLFSINQNSVNAFSEQIIQKGATGNDVVELQARLQYNGYYHARIDGVYGWSTYWAVKNFQQEFGLDHVDGLVGPKTKEMLHKSTKFYKDWVHQQINSGRKFTHYGGMELKYQVEPSQATVEKAKQGATNQWEKQKTQYQKQTPTPQKDQAKPAPNQQQPAPGQQQEQPAPEQQPAPEQQPAPEQEQPEPAPEEQAAPEDQPAEDEGEAQSATNMPGGFSENDIQLMANAVYGEARGEPYEGQIAVAAVILNRINSPTFPNTVSGVIFEPLAFTAVADGQIWLTPNETAKRAVIDAINGMDPSEGATYYFNPDTATSGWIWGRPQIKRIGKHIFCD, from the coding sequence ATGTTTCTTTTTAGCACATGTATGTTATTTTCGATAAATCAAAACTCAGTCAATGCCTTTTCTGAACAAATCATCCAAAAAGGCGCGACAGGGAATGATGTTGTCGAATTGCAAGCCCGCCTCCAGTATAACGGTTATTACCATGCAAGGATTGATGGGGTATATGGATGGAGCACATACTGGGCTGTGAAAAACTTTCAGCAGGAGTTTGGCCTAGATCATGTAGATGGATTAGTCGGGCCAAAAACGAAAGAAATGCTTCATAAGTCGACAAAGTTCTATAAAGATTGGGTCCATCAGCAGATCAATTCAGGTAGAAAGTTCACGCATTATGGCGGTATGGAACTAAAGTATCAAGTAGAACCTTCCCAAGCGACTGTTGAAAAAGCAAAGCAAGGGGCTACAAATCAGTGGGAAAAGCAAAAAACTCAATATCAAAAGCAAACTCCGACACCGCAAAAGGATCAAGCAAAACCTGCACCTAATCAACAACAACCTGCTCCAGGACAACAACAAGAGCAGCCGGCACCAGAGCAGCAGCCAGCACCAGAGCAGCAACCAGCGCCGGAACAGGAACAACCTGAACCAGCTCCTGAAGAACAGGCAGCTCCTGAAGACCAACCGGCAGAAGATGAAGGAGAAGCACAGAGTGCAACCAATATGCCTGGTGGGTTTTCCGAAAATGATATTCAATTGATGGCAAATGCCGTTTATGGAGAAGCGCGTGGGGAACCGTATGAAGGTCAGATTGCGGTAGCTGCCGTAATCCTGAACCGTATTAATTCACCTACTTTCCCAAATACAGTATCCGGGGTAATCTTTGAACCGCTTGCGTTCACAGCTGTTGCTGACGGTCAAATTTGGCTTACTCCAAATGAAACGGCGAAAAGAGCGGTCATCGATGCGATCAATGGAATGGATCCATCGGAAGGAGCAACGTATTATTTTAATCCTGATACGGCAACAAGTGGTTGGATTTGGGGACGTCCACAAATTAAGCGAATTGGAAAGCACATTTTCTGTGACTAA
- a CDS encoding asparaginase, with the protein MKKKIMIIHTGGTISMSEDEQTGAVSPGERNPLTTIPLIVDSNIHIESHELFNLPSPHITSQHMLLLSKFIDQQVMEQGIEGFVVTHGTDTLEETAFFLDLTVQTRVPIVLTGAMRSSNEIGSDGPYNLLSSVKVAASEEAKNKGVLVVLNDEVHTAKNVTKTHTSNIATFQSPQYGPIGIVTKRGAFFHHSPVSEDKYRVDAITKNVMLLKAYAGMDSSIFHALKDMQVDGVILEALGQGNIPPTAVEGIKSLREANIPVVMVSRCFNGIVQDIYGYEGGGRRLKELGVIFSNGLNGQKARIKLMIALESTNNPDKLQELFLR; encoded by the coding sequence ATGAAAAAGAAAATCATGATTATTCACACAGGTGGGACAATCTCGATGTCAGAGGACGAACAAACCGGCGCAGTATCGCCAGGTGAACGAAATCCTTTGACCACCATCCCTTTAATCGTTGACTCTAACATTCATATTGAAAGTCATGAACTATTTAATCTTCCTTCCCCACATATAACATCACAACACATGCTTTTGCTTTCCAAATTTATTGATCAACAGGTTATGGAACAAGGTATCGAGGGGTTTGTGGTTACGCACGGAACGGATACTTTAGAGGAAACTGCCTTTTTCCTTGATTTAACAGTCCAAACACGGGTTCCAATCGTGCTGACTGGAGCAATGCGTTCAAGCAACGAAATTGGTTCTGACGGCCCTTATAATCTCCTTTCGTCTGTAAAGGTTGCGGCTAGCGAAGAAGCTAAGAATAAAGGCGTGCTCGTTGTGCTGAATGATGAAGTACATACCGCCAAGAACGTAACAAAGACACATACATCTAATATCGCAACATTTCAAAGCCCTCAATATGGTCCAATTGGGATTGTAACTAAACGAGGAGCATTTTTTCACCATTCTCCCGTTTCCGAAGACAAATACCGGGTAGATGCCATCACGAAAAACGTCATGCTTTTAAAAGCATATGCCGGCATGGATTCAAGTATTTTTCATGCATTAAAAGATATGCAAGTGGACGGCGTAATCTTAGAAGCACTTGGACAAGGTAATATTCCCCCAACAGCTGTGGAAGGAATTAAGTCTTTAAGGGAAGCAAACATCCCAGTTGTGATGGTATCACGTTGCTTTAACGGAATAGTGCAGGATATTTATGGCTATGAAGGGGGCGGACGCAGGTTAAAAGAGCTTGGCGTAATATTCTCGAATGGACTGAACGGGCAAAAAGCCAGAATAAAACTGATGATTGCATTAGAAAGTACGAATAACCCTGATAAACTGCAGGAATTATTTTTAAGATAA
- the prsW gene encoding glutamic-type intramembrane protease PrsW: MLAVVSAGIAPGLALLSYFYLKDTFEKEPITYVFKIFMFGALLVFPLMFIQYVIELELGVSSHLVKAFLMSGLLEEFFKWFILIYLVYQNLHFDEHYDGIVYGVAVSLGFATAENILFLIANGVELAFGRAILPVSSHALFGVIMGYYIGKGKFNTNIKHKRICLTLSLFTPIFLHGMYDMIILSQKYWGLYMVPFMIFLWWLGLRKVKLANTVEI; the protein is encoded by the coding sequence ATGCTGGCAGTTGTATCCGCCGGGATTGCTCCAGGCTTAGCATTATTGTCTTATTTTTATTTAAAGGATACTTTTGAAAAAGAACCAATCACCTATGTATTTAAAATATTTATGTTTGGTGCACTGCTTGTGTTTCCGCTAATGTTTATACAGTACGTAATTGAACTCGAGCTTGGGGTCTCCTCACATTTAGTAAAAGCTTTCCTTATGTCGGGTCTTCTTGAAGAATTCTTCAAGTGGTTTATCCTCATATATCTTGTCTATCAAAATCTCCATTTTGATGAGCATTACGACGGAATTGTATATGGTGTAGCTGTATCTTTAGGCTTCGCTACAGCAGAGAATATTCTCTTCTTGATTGCAAATGGAGTGGAACTCGCCTTTGGCAGAGCTATTCTCCCTGTCTCCAGTCATGCTTTATTTGGCGTGATTATGGGCTATTATATTGGAAAAGGGAAATTTAACACGAATATTAAGCATAAACGGATATGCCTTACGTTGTCTTTATTCACTCCGATTTTCTTGCACGGAATGTATGATATGATTATTCTCTCTCAGAAATATTGGGGATTATATATGGTTCCATTTATGATTTTTTTATGGTGGCTTGGCCTAAGAAAAGTAAAGCTCGCAAATACTGTAGAAATATAG